A single Methylothermaceae bacteria B42 DNA region contains:
- a CDS encoding peptidase S49 produces the protein MSDSTQQNSNDLTTNPGWEKTVLEKIALSAIEEQKRARHWSTFFKLLTFLYLALVLYKVFVPGFGIDATRSGGSHTAVIDVVGMITEDSESNADRVTKGLREAADDKATKGIILRMNTPGGTPVQSAYIYDEIRRIKQQHPELPIISVVSDICASGGYYVASAADKIFVNKSSLIGSIGVLLNGFGFVDTMKKLGVERRLLTAGSHKGIMDPFLPMKKDDQEHVEHVLSTVHQHFIDAVKAGRGERLHADPRIFTGLFWSGEEGIQLGLADGVGTVRSIAEQEIGETNLVNFTPQENLLDRLGGKFKVAFRLAIQEYASGISIQ, from the coding sequence ATGAGTGACTCCACTCAACAAAACAGCAATGATCTAACAACAAATCCTGGCTGGGAAAAAACAGTACTGGAGAAAATTGCCTTATCTGCAATTGAAGAACAAAAACGTGCCAGGCACTGGAGTACTTTTTTTAAGTTATTGACTTTTCTGTATCTGGCTTTGGTATTGTACAAAGTCTTTGTTCCCGGGTTTGGCATTGACGCTACCCGAAGCGGTGGAAGCCATACTGCGGTGATCGATGTGGTTGGTATGATTACTGAGGACTCGGAAAGCAATGCTGACAGAGTAACAAAAGGTCTGCGTGAAGCAGCTGATGACAAGGCGACCAAGGGGATTATTCTGCGTATGAATACTCCGGGTGGCACGCCTGTTCAGTCAGCTTATATATATGATGAAATACGCCGTATCAAACAACAGCATCCAGAGTTGCCAATTATTTCGGTTGTCTCGGATATCTGTGCTTCCGGTGGCTATTACGTCGCCAGTGCTGCAGATAAAATCTTTGTCAATAAATCAAGTTTAATTGGCTCCATTGGGGTGTTACTCAACGGCTTTGGATTTGTTGACACGATGAAAAAACTTGGAGTAGAACGAAGGCTATTAACTGCGGGGTCTCACAAGGGCATCATGGATCCGTTTTTGCCAATGAAAAAGGATGACCAAGAACACGTCGAGCATGTATTGTCTACAGTCCATCAACACTTCATTGATGCTGTAAAAGCAGGTCGTGGAGAACGTCTGCATGCTGATCCGAGAATTTTTACCGGGTTATTCTGGTCAGGTGAAGAAGGAATACAATTAGGTCTGGCTGATGGGGTTGGAACCGTGCGCTCAATAGCAGAGCAAGAGATCGGTGAAACCAATCTTGTTAATTTTACTCCACAGGAAAATTTACTCGATCGTTTAGGTGGGAAGTTTAAAGTAGCGTTCAGGCTGGCAATACAAGAGTACGCGAGTGGAATCAGTATCCAATGA
- a CDS encoding two-component system response regulator, with amino-acid sequence MRTLIVEDEIQLGTQLKRYLSDNGCIVDIAVNGEEGLYMGREFPVEVAIVDIGLPDFSGIELIDRWRKEDLSFPVLVLTARSQWQQKVDALDNGADDYLVKPFHNEELLARLKALVRRAAGFAHPLLEAGPIKLDTVSQDVTVDDKLLELTAYEYKVLEYLMLKRGSVISKMALTDHLYEQDFERDSNVIEVFIGRLRKKLDPNGTLNPIETLRGRGYRFTI; translated from the coding sequence ATGCGGACATTAATTGTAGAAGATGAAATTCAATTGGGCACACAGCTGAAAAGATACCTCAGTGATAATGGCTGTATCGTCGATATTGCAGTGAATGGTGAAGAAGGTTTGTATATGGGGCGTGAATTTCCGGTTGAAGTCGCCATTGTAGATATTGGCTTGCCTGATTTTTCAGGCATTGAATTGATTGACCGATGGCGTAAAGAGGATTTGTCATTTCCGGTATTGGTGTTGACTGCGCGTAGCCAATGGCAGCAAAAAGTTGATGCTCTGGACAATGGAGCAGATGACTACCTTGTTAAACCTTTCCACAACGAAGAATTACTGGCACGTTTAAAAGCGCTTGTAAGACGTGCAGCAGGTTTTGCTCACCCACTGTTAGAAGCAGGGCCGATAAAGCTTGATACTGTCTCCCAGGACGTCACAGTTGATGACAAACTGCTTGAGCTCACAGCTTATGAATATAAAGTACTTGAATATCTGATGTTGAAGCGTGGAAGCGTCATTTCCAAAATGGCATTGACAGACCACCTCTATGAACAAGACTTCGAACGTGATAGTAATGTCATTGAAGTATTTATTGGTCGATTACGTAAAAAACTCGACCCGAATGGGACATTGAATCCCATTGAAACACTGAGAGGGCGGGGCTACCGCTTTACAATCTAA